taaaatcgccttacaaagattcgcgcctcaatcactttctaggcaatgtgagtaagatctgagcttttggacttttgggaatcaatcgagatacagtggggggtgatgacagtagttgacagagtacagatcaatgtcatctgtaaggtggaaagtaaaataaaaaatacgaatattcgtaaatcgaattttacgaagttctacgtattcgcgaatatggtgctatactatatgaatgcaaagccctgtgcctctgttctgggacaagtgtagatattcgcatgtgcgctaataaaatcgccttacgaagattcgcacctcaatcactttctaggcaatgtgagtaagatctgagctgttggacctttgggaaacaatcaattataagtgtactgtaattttgttaaaaaaaaaaaaaaaatacgaatattcgtttttacgaatatatagcactatattcgaaatattcgcgaaatcgcgaagttgcgatattcgcgaaaaaaatttgcttttcgaatattcgcgctcaacactaaatatCAGCTCTGGAattcccacttctccaaccccagcgctctcctgttctacaggtgggagcccttcttctgccgtctgcttttcctccttttccacatcatctaataagaATCTATCATCAGGAACATCTGGCTCCTCGTCTCTcttcatcttgctgacttttctaaaatatggagactttaaaggatgatttggaagaagtaaagccagaaaaagatgaggatggtcatcattaagacctggccccaaaggggtgcagactggaggggaattggttggcacgctggcaccagaataataaaggcttccattttattggtattgaattacatttacagctgatgtaggaataagtaaatgtaggaataaatgcATAAAAGTGACGCAGCATAactctccctgcattctccctcTCTAAAATTCTTCTATTAATTATTTTCAGCATTACTGTCCCTACCGTGTAAtttcacgtctctccctatgctgagctcacaggacaatggcagagactgtgaggaatgagggttttatagggctgtgacttcACAGcggatggctatctgtggattggctggctgctcgGCGTTcacgttcccaggcttcttaatttcactttgtaacacgtgcagccaccattttaggaaaaactgattaattaccacgaagcacgagaaaatttgtatttgttgcgaatcaacgttttcctaaacttcagaccgaattccgctttgaatgcttcgcttcgctcaacactacataaAACCATGGAATTAAAAGAGTGTGTACTTTGTTTTTCTCATGACTGTATacacactcactgacaaaaaATAACGGCTCAGGAAGGTTGTTGGAAACTTTGAATGCAATGATGATATACAGTATTTAAATAATTACAATATTATAGTGAAAGAATATGTTAATTAAGGAAAACTGTGCAAATGGAAGGAGGCTTTATTATGGAGCTGggctgcctctagcctggatacaagatgagatatagaaggtcatggaggcatacaggttccatatagtatcctgcagcacatttgcaCACTAGTAGGTTACGGTAGCTGGCATTCCAGCTGGTCCCATAGATGGCAATAAATCTGGTGAGcgggcaggccaaggaagtgttgcaatctggtaaagacattcctgggaaacccttgctgtgtgtgggcgagcattatcctgctgacaaatgccagttggaagccctgccatgagaggcatcACATGGaccgcaggatgtcctgcacatattacTGAGCTGTTAGCGTCTctcatatcactactaggggtgggCGACTGTCGTATGCATTGGCTTTTCAAATCATCACACCAGTAAGGGGGGCAGTGTGTTGCTGCTCAGCAAAGTTAGGATTAATGCGCTCACCTCAAGGCTTCCATGCTCAAATTGTCATGGgaacccaaacagaacctggattcattGCTAAAGACAATACggttccagtccatagcagtccaggtttctcataTATGACACCACTTCAAACGAAAGCACTGGCTGCCAATGGCAGGGCATGTTGTGGGCACCATGATAGCACATTTCCTTTTGAtaagcacctggaaatggtcTTGGCAAAGACAAGGTTGTGTAATGAAGGAGCCacatgtgtctggatggtggacaatgaaactgtgggaGCTTCTCATGCGTGTCGGCggatcaaacaatcctctctactgCTGGTCTGTCTGAGCTGCCCAGAGCCTGTTTGCAATGTGTGCATTCCTCATCTAACCACCTCTCCCAAAGCCTACTTCCAGCAATagtgtgtaataatattacaggctatagctactagagagagattgttgatccagggagttattctgattgcctgattggagtcgggaaggaattttttattcccctaaagtggggaaaattggcttctacctcacagttttttttttctgccttcctctggataaacttgcaggatgacaggccgaactggatggacaaatgtcatttttcggccttatgtactatgttatgtgcTATGTGTAATAGTCAGAGCAGCCTAAATTGTAGGCAGTTTGTTGAAACTATTCTACTTCTCTCTGTTCAGTGATGTGCCCCCTCTCAAAGTTAGTCAACTGGGTAAAAAGTCTTTGAgtgcatgtctagcagtcagcaATCTCTCACCAAGAATCGCTATACCCAGAGGATAAgagggcagcaggggaagcacttttatgccTTCTTGTGGCAAGACCAAGTGTCTAAACAGATCAAACCTGTAATCAAttgcatatctgcctgagacataactgcatgctgagTTTTGCAGCTATCTGACATTTCTTTCTGggtgcatatattttttatttatcgaTGTGTGAATATAGACATTATGCACATTATTATTTCTTTTGTCACGTGTGCTGGGTGTAATTCTGAGTATCTgaacttattctgtatatatggacactgcacggTACTACGTCTCCtgccctgtatactgggtgtgatTCTGAGTATCTCTTCTTATTCTGTATACATAGACACTGCAcggtaccacttctcctgtcctgtatactggtttTAATTCTGAGTATCTCTTCTTATTCTGTATacatagacactgcacagtaacacGTCTCTTCTCCTGCatgctgggtgtaattctcagtaacTGCTCGTATTCTGTATacatagacactgcacagtaacacGTCTCTTCTCCTGCatgctgggtgtaattctcagtaacTGCTCGTATTCTGTATacatagacactgcacagtacctctTCTCTTATCCTGTATTCTGGGTGTAATTCTcattatctgctcttattctatatatatggacactgcacagtacctctTCTCTTCTCCTGTatgctgggtgtaattctcattatctgctcttattctgtatatatggacactgcacagtaccacttctcctgtcttgTATACTAAGTGTAATTCTcaatatctgctcttattctgtatatatggacactgcacagtaccacttctcctgtcctgcatactgggtgtaattttcagtatctgctcttatttagTGAGGAGCAGCATAGACAATATTTGTTTTCATGATATTTAGCAAATTTATGGcttaatatttgccataaattagcaaattcgagaatttgcaatctctagtcattattttcttgattgcaaaaatcggcaatgtagttCATGCATATTGCATGTGCAATACCggtgtggctcacttttgctgaatttgtcaagctgctagaagtttcctgagactagagaaaatggttggcagcaactttcgtgagTGTggggaagaactcctgatcactgtaagtaattttacattatagcACTGTTTTTGATTTACATTTCGCATGCATGgtagaacaatagctttatatgcagatagagtgctctaatatattcgcagttgcgcaaatcggcactaatgatgcacatattttttttgcaatgcataaaacttcacattttatcaggtctgagtagatattactgattggtgtactaagtattgttgcatatgtatcaaatcgttttttttttacgcattaaaagcacacagagctatggggacagggtattgcggatgtgctagcggccatctagcaacccgcgtcctcagctctatacaaaaaatcccggtaacaggttccctttaacacaacTTAGTTGCATAAAGAGTTTACTAAACGATGATAAAAGATATATACAAAGataaagtaaagtaacagtcaTCGCAAGTCATAAGACAGATGGGCGGGCTCCATCGACCAGCACCCAACATGGCACTCGGCCGACACCCATAAGATACAAAGAGAGGTGATAAGAGCAAAACATCACCCTGATGATGTCTTCAATGTAGCTCAGCTTTCTGTTCCAAAACTAAGTGTTTTCTACTCTCCTGGCCCCTCCTTGCCCCCCTAAAGGTCAGTACGCATCTATAGTTACCTCATACTGCCGAAATGTGGCCAGGTTTGAACATCACTAAATAATTTCATGAAGATATAGGGGAAGAACCAATTAAAAACCTTGCTTTACAGGGTatcattctcagtatctgctcttattctgtatatatagacactgcacagtaccacttctcttgttctATATACTGCGTATAATTCTCAGCAACATAAAGACGTCACCCATGTTTTTCTATAGGGCTGAAAATTGTCAGACCCTGTGCTGTGTTCCACTGCAGAATTATCATTCCTCAGTGTGAATAATTGTTGTGGATTTTCTGAAGCTGAatgtctccattcatttcaacaggggATGCTGTCTGCTAGAAATCCACCCTTAACTTTCCTCTCCTTTAGGATggaaagttaaagaggacctttcatgggctcAGACAATATCAAATAAGTAGTGGGTTGTGTAGGCCATAGTGAAGGGATGTAAGATTGCTTATTAGTTTATCTGccccgctccgttcgcctgctgtgcccccTTTTTACTTTTCTAGCCTGGTATGTAAATTAATATCATCTGTACAGGGAGCAGGAGATGACCCTGTttttcaatgggcgtctccttctccctggctgtgagctgcccaatcgcagtggagagcgtcacagccagggagaaaaaaaatctgaccttctccctggctgtgacgctctccgctgcgattgggcagctcacagccagggagaaggagacgcccattgagaaacagggtcATCTCCTGCTCCCTGTACAGATTATATTAATTTACATACTAAGCAGTAAAAGTAAAAGGGGGGCACAACCTCCAAACTAGTAAGCGATCTTACATCCTTTCACTATGCCCTACACAACCCACTACTTATTTGATGATGTCTGGATCGATTAAAAGTCCtctttaatttgcatatctttttcccagaaacccagaggaccGTTTGCTGGCCTATAAAACTCCTCACACCTACTAGGTGACCAGGTGCTTGCCATAAGGAGTAATAGCATCCCTCAGATCGTGACCAAGGCCTCTCACCTagctaagccagttctctctGATCTGATAAGAGGCAAACTAAGTTTTGCTTCAATGCCTGCTTAAAAGGCTACAAATTGACTTATTGGATTGATACCTAACATCTAGTAACATAAGAAGCCTTCTAttccttttggaaggaaagctaatttgcacaCCCAGAGGAGGATTGTCTTGACTTGTAAGACTCCTCACATGGTTGAATATCTTTCTCCCAAATTAAATTTCAAAATATTCTAAcaaatctggatttttttttaaattcagggCAAATGTTTATTCACCAAACAATGAGAATGAACTGAGATTCAgacgggtatatcatcaaaaataaatcctttattgaataaataaCATATAGACGAGAACgtgagacaacagataaaaaatggctacatctgaggaggcatATCAGCACTAGTGTCACACCCACTGTGAAGTGCTTTGGAGCATAGCTCCGTTTCTTCTGGCATGATTACACCACTACTTTTTCACTGTATCCACACCTTCTGCGGCACAGTGTCTAAGGAAGGCTTTGCATAGCCGAAAACGTTTACACATATTGCCGTATGTTGCTTTGCTTCAAtttggaaaacaaaataaaagaaaaacacaaagaaCATCACGTTTAgctcctcagatgtagccattttttatctgttgtctcacGTTCTCGTCTATATGttatttattcaataaaggatttatttttgatgatatacccgtcTAATCTCAGTTCATTCTCGTTGTTTGGTGTAtctatgtacactgagtgggtttttACTTACTTTTTCTGAGTCTATTTAACGTAGTATATCTAATTACCgtttatgtgtatgtatatgttttGTGTAACCTACTTGTAATAATCAAATGTTTATTCAGTAGAATCAATTCAGTCATTTATAGTCTGCATCCCGAGAAGTAGTAGAAGTTTGGATATGGATGAGCATAATTTCAGTGAGACAGCTAGTGATGGGTGTGAGATCTCTGGCTCTGTCATAGGTTTGGCTGGAGAAAGGGAAGATGGGACCCCAGGCATTGAGGTCCAATATTCCAGTGATAAGGAGCTTCTGCTGTCAGCCAGGTTGCACTGCCTCAGCCCACCCTTACAGCCATGCAAAACACTGTGTGTTGTTGCTGCTGACACCGTTATATAATCCCAATCCACAGTGGTCTTAATTagtattgatcgagcaccaaagtgcttgtgtgatctggcgaacacatcggtatgctcgtgtgcgctaccgagcacccgagtataatggaagtcaatgggagaaccccaggcaccccctgctcggaaaagaagagggtgtctggttcacaaaaaaaggttagaaaataatggaaaccccatcaaaatggtttagaaacagtattaagaggatagctggatgtgtcttggactcctattatctatgacatacaatagacaaccacacaagggctatatgccaaaagccaggaatgtgcaagccatcaatctatccatgagacagataacagtcagcataccttacaatggcagccttgtgcactacgagacattccaaaccatctctcatctgactgagagccagtaagcctcaaagttacttcagatctattggatggcttgggtgtacctgcgcacctagatcagtatcattagggtgacaaaaagttttctgattgtcctaacataatattcactaacctttctatacagttttgtcatgcaaaaactaatttgcataaacatgggcataggGGAAAGACATGccaatgagcagaatctgccttgtttttcagctgaaaaaccatttgcatggaaaatgtgCGATCTACgctactcatgaacagtgccatctattggtttcatagtattatgacaagactattagtttTGTCATAAGAATATAAAACCAATAGTTTGCGCTATTCATgacttatgaacagcgccatctattggtttcatagtcttatgacaagactattagactatgagtcttatgacaagactaatagtgtagccttttgcatgtaaAATTTGCGATACAAAATTAGCGATTAGATTATTCACGATCTACATTActtatgaacagtgccatctattggattcatagtcttgtcataagactatgaaaccaatagatgccgcttttcatgagtcattacaagcagggcaatagtcctcagatagaccctagcaagcttatattactgcagataaagtgctagaagatgtgtgaatgatagcagcaatccgatatacacctcagtgttagcgcaggctattataggctgagtgctacacaGTGTGTGGACTGTGTTGAGTagtgtgccccacttactagcgccccaacaatatgaacagcgccatctattggtttcatagtcttatgacaagactattagtcttgccataagactatgaaaccaatagatgacactgttcatgagtagtgaagatcgcaaatggtttttcagctgaaaaacaaggcagattctgctcatttgcatgtctttcccatatgcccatgtttatgcaaattagtttttacatgacaaaactgtatagaaaggttattgaatattatgttagaacaatcagaaaactttttgtcacccttatgatattgatctaggtgcacaggtccacccaagccatccaacagatctgaagtaaatttgaggcttactggctctcagtcaaatGAGGGCTGGtatggaatgtctcatagtgcacaaggctctcattgtaaggtatgctgactcagtctgtcatctgtctcatggatagattgatggcttgcatatacctggcttttggcatatagcctttgtgtggttgtctattgtatgtcgtagataataggagtttAAGGCGCAtacagccatcctcttaatgctggttccaaaccattttgatggggttaccatcaatttctaacctttttttgtgaaccagacatcctctcttcttcagagcagggggtgcctggtttgatgctcgggtctcccattgactttgcattaaattgtactcgagcaacCGCAGTATTCAGCGCAGTatacagcagttcggccgagcatgctcgctcatcactagtcttaaTTTCAGATTTGCTCCTGCCACTGTGTCCAAAAGCATCACTTGTATTATGCATCATTTTATAGCTCTATTCAGCCAGCAATGTAAAGTTTAAATATTCTCATTCTGGCTGCCATAGATTTGCTCCTGCCACCGTGTCCAAAAGCATCACTTGTATTATGCATCATTTTATAGCTCTATTCAGCCAGCAATGTAAAGTTTAAATATTCTCATTCTGGCTGCCATAGCAATGTCCAAGGACAATAATCATATATCTTTAGTACTGTATAATACTCGAGCACAAGGTTGTGGTGACCAGAATTAAACATTTGTTATCTGTATTGCTAGATGTACTAAAATAATAATGCAACATAGGAAAAGATGCACAATACTGTTATATAGTTACATCAGTTTTATTTCTGGGGGGAATGTCTGGATTTATGCAACACTTGTTCAAGTCTCAAAAAGTAAACAGTGCTTTCTGGAACTAGGGATTCTGTGCAGCAATTCTTGTGTTGAAGGTTGATTGGCTCCTAATCATAGGGAGCTGGATTCTAGTAAAAGTGTTAATTGTTTGTCAACATCTTAAAATCTATTCTTTTGTTTGAGCAAAATGACTTTATGATGGCTGCTCATATCCTTATGAGACCAatgactagatagatagatagatagatacagtagatagttaTGACTTTCAGTTGGGTACattcaaaataataaaaagagtTTATATGCTCATGGGCAAATTATTTATTCAGCAATAAAGAGAATCTGTTTCCTCCGAATCTGAGGCCCCATGCCTGAGACAAGACCTACCGCTCTTCTGACATGTcaattaggggtgggcgatatggcctaaaatctatattgcgatataatttgaatcatgtgcgatatgcgatatatattgcgatatattattttcttctgtatttaTACAAAAAAAGCAAATTAATTAACTTTGCAAGAAATTTTTAATATGTGTATTGTGTAACACATCTTTTTCCAAACAATGTAAAGATGAAGTGTTATTAAAACACACATTTCTTGAAAATAAAGTGCAAAttgcaaaatgtaaaataaataacatcACATTTCTTTTCCTCCTATCCTGATTACTTAGGCCCCCCTCCATTCACATCGCCGTTTCTCCTTTTTGGCtcagttgaggagcaggagaacggaaaggacggattcggcacataactgaccactaactgagcgtaacagagcctaaagaccccatagactataatggggtccgttctgtgtccgctcagaacataatttttgagcggagacaaaagtagtgcaCTTTcgtctccgcaaaaaaaaaaaaataatcatgttcttAGCGGACactgaacggaccccattatagtctatggggtctttaggctctgtTACGCTCAGTTAGTGATCAGTTaactgcagaatccgtcctttcagtTCTCCTGCTCCTTAACGGAgctggagaacggaaaggagaaacagtGATGTGTGAACGAACGAGCCCTTACTTAtattgcacaaaaataaaaagctgCACATATTTGAACGAAAAAGCCTTCAAGTTCAACAGGTTTCTTTACGGTAAACAGTTAAAGGGAACTTGACAagtgtcatcaactttgtgctgctgttagtctgggcagcataaagtaaggacaggtgagttgatttcatcaGTCTGTGTagtttaaaagtaagtggttgcccgagaaccaacatcacactcattacagactgggcctggaagagagtcccggccacctgagaagagtcctggttattcatgaattcctgctctcctgccccccTGCTGATGAATGACAGGCTTCTGCCTAGCTCCCTTTctttctaggagagaactgccaatcatcagctgaTGGTGGAGAGCAGGAGAAGGAGAATATGAATAACCgtcccaggactcttctcaggtagatttgactattttcgaggcctgagctgcaatgttTATgacgctggttctcagcaaccacttacttttagctgatgagtgacacactgctCAAATCAGCATTTTTGTCATTATTTTATGCTGCGCTgtgtcagtgaggtcagcataaaggtgatgacaggacAGGAcagtacaggttccctttaaatatataacaAATTGCAAACTTGCAAATCAAAATGTAGTGCGAGTGCGACTGAACATCAGCCTTGCGTGCCGTTACATTTAATATCTCCTTATTGGTCCAGAGGACCTGAGCGAGCGTTACCTTCGCACACTCACTGAATAGTTTTATTAAAATTCTACTTTATTGATATCCTTTTAAAATCACTTCGTGTTAGACAAGGAACTaaaaaatgtgattaaaattacTGAGGGAGGCCACGTCCCTTCCCTATAAACTGAACTCCCtgagtaatttttttatcacatttttgaGTTCCACTTCCTTGTCTAACACTAGTGATTTTAAAGGATATATCAATAAAGTAGAATCTCTCAATAAAACTATTCAGTGGCCTCGGGTGCGTTGCACGCCTCCTGAGGGGTCCTGTCAATTACATAATGCAGTAAAATGCACTTCAGCCAAGGTTTTTCGCCAGGAACACAAGTTTGTCCACAGTCTCGGGCTTCAGTGCAGATCGGTGGCATGTTACTATATTGCCACTGGTGCTGAATGCCCTTTCTGAAGGGGCACTTGTGGCAGGAATGCAAAGATATTTCTTGGCTAGGCTTGCCACCCTGGGAAAATTAGCCTGGTGCAACCTCCACCACTCCAGTGGGTCAGCTTCTCCTTCTACATCCAGTGCCTGCAGGTAACTCTTAAGCTCAATTTTAATCGCTTCTCTGTCGGTGAGGGCGGCTGGGCCAGGCTGAgcagatgcattttttaaaaagCTGCCCAGACTTCGTTTACTCCTCTTGGGTTCTTTCTGGGCTTCTCCATCAGCTCCTGTGCTTGTGTGTGATGGTGGTGACTCTGTGGCAGACACAGCTTGATTCTCTAGCAGTGCCTGAATTTCTGCTGCTGCCTTTGTAAAGATGAACTCTCTTCGGTCATCTGCTATATATGATGATCTGAAGCGTGGGTCGACCAAGGAGGCCATATCCAGGAGGTCATCAGTTGCAACGTCCGAGTACTTCTCATTTAAATACTTGAGGATGGCTGTCTTCATGTCCTTCGTCAGTTCTGTGTCAATGTCATCATCAGCTAGAGGAAGAACTGTGTTGTTTAGAAGGTGAAGCACAGGTTTGACAGTCGACACACTCACATACTCTTCTCCAGACAGAGCATCTGTAAACTCCAACAGGGGACTGAGGGTCTTGTTCATAGATTCCAACACATCAATGTCCTGCCAAGTTGGTACCAGGTGCCTGGTTTTCCGGTCTGCTTTCAGGACCTGTGATATGGCCTTCTCTTGTTCGAGCAGCCGCTGAATCATCTGTTGTCGAGACCCCCATCTTGTTGGTGTTTCAGTGATGAGGCGGTGAGGAGGCAGGTTTAGCTCAGCCTGGGCATTAGCCATTTCTCTCTTCCTTTTCCAAGCGTAAGAAAAGGCACTCACTATTTTCTTACATTTGCCAATGGCATGTTCAACACGGGcgtctctcacacttctctctaAGGACAAAATTGTATATCGTTAGCAGCACATCAACCCCTGCATAATGTAACTAGTCTAGGACTAAAAGATACAGGTCGTCTACCTACCTATGGCGAGGTGGAGCCTGTGACCAAAGCACTGCAGTCTTGTCCAGCCGTTAATTTCCACTGCTTTCACAATATTTGCGCCATTGTCGGTGGTTATGCAGACTTGTAACTcttctttaagtccccatgactcGAGCGCTTCCTTCAATCCCTGAGATATCAGTTCACCTGTATGATCCTCGGGAAAATAAGATGTCTGTAGGCATCTGCTGCACAACTTCCACTCGTCATTGATGAAGTGGATTGTGAGActaatgtaaggctccattgtgcGACTTGACCACAAGTCCGTAGTAGTTGCATAGTATTTTATGCTCCGGAGTTCGTTCTTTACTTGCTCGCGGACTTTGTCATACAGTTTGGGCACTTCAGTTTGGCTAAAGTATTTGCGGCTAGGTACCTCGTAACGTGGATCAAGTGTCTTAATCATGTTCTGAAAGCCGCTTTTCTCCACTGTAAGAAACGGCACCATGTCCTTACACAGGTACAGGGTAATGGCATTTGTAATATCAATCCACCGCCGATTTTTTTTGTCATACGGAGTGCCTTTAGAAAATGCTTTCACAATATCGGTCTGCTGGTGGGCAGGCCCGGCAGGGCCACCTTTTTTCTTTCCAATAGACTGACTGGCCTTTTGT
The genomic region above belongs to Bufo gargarizans isolate SCDJY-AF-19 chromosome 4, ASM1485885v1, whole genome shotgun sequence and contains:
- the LOC122936163 gene encoding E3 SUMO-protein ligase ZBED1-like translates to MVPFLTVEKSGFQNMIKTLDPRYEVPSRKYFSQTEVPKLYDKVREQVKNELRSIKYYATTTDLWSSRTMEPYISLTIHFINDEWKLCSRCLQTSYFPEDHTGELISQGLKEALESWGLKEELQVCITTDNGANIVKAVEINGWTRLQCFGHRLHLAIERSVRDARVEHAIGKCKKIVSAFSYAWKRKREMANAQAELNLPPHRLITETPTRWGSRQQMIQRLLEQEKAISQVLKADRKTRHLVPTWQDIDVLESMNKTLSPLLEFTDALSGEEYVSVSTVKPVLHLLNNTVLPLADDDIDTELTKDMKTAILKYLNEKYSDVATDDLLDMASLVDPRFRSSYIADDRREFIFTKAAAEIQALLENQAVSATESPPSHTSTGADGEAQKEPKRSKRSLGSFLKNASAQPGPAALTDREAIKIELKSYLQALDVEGEADPLEWWRLHQANFPRVASLAKKYLCIPATSAPSERAFSTSGNIVTCHRSALKPETVDKLVFLAKNLG